Proteins found in one Sorghum bicolor cultivar BTx623 chromosome 1, Sorghum_bicolor_NCBIv3, whole genome shotgun sequence genomic segment:
- the LOC8081570 gene encoding NDR1/HIN1-like protein 2, whose amino-acid sequence MHQAGQGTPAPTAAAPSSRARRIARRTRDGCAAALANTLCSLLLGLLLIAAVVVFVIWLGLRPHRPRFNIASFSVAGGLDPDSSPAGASLAFNVTDRNPNRHIGIYYDAMHASVHFYDALVASGPAFAAGWYQPNRTTTSITGLLVVLGPATTDASWPSFSVAVRAGRVPLRLQLTTAIRFRVANAFYSGRQRMHVSCDLLVGAHGDLLPDYVGAPCDRYI is encoded by the coding sequence ATGCACCAAGCAGGGCAAGGCACTCCTGCTCCTACCGCCGCCGCGCCGAGCAGCCGCGCCCGCCGCATTGCCCGCCGCACCCGGGACGGCTGCGCCGCAGCCCTCGCCAACACCCTCTGCtccctcctcctgggcctcctcctcatcgccgccgtcgtcgtcttcgTTATCTGGCTCGGCCTGCGCCCGCACCGCCCGCGCTTCAACATCGCCTCCTTCTCCGTGGCCGGCGGCCTCGACCCGGACTCTAGCCCGGCCGGTGCCAGCCTCGCATTCAACGTCACCGACCGCAACCCCAACCGGCACATTGGCATCTACTACGACGCCATGCACGCATCCGTCCACTTCTACGACGCGCTCGTCGCCTCCGGCCCGGCCTTCGCCGCCGGTTGGTACCAGCCCAACAGGACCACCACCTCAATCACGGGACTCCTCGTCGTCCTCGGCCCCGCCACCACCGACGCCTCCTGGCCCTCCTTCTCCGTGGCAGTCCGGGCCGGCCGCGTGCCGCTGCGCCTGCAGCTCACAACGGCCATCCGCTTCAGGGTTGCCAACGCCTTCTACTCGGGCCGCCAGAGGATGCATGTCAGCTGCGACCTGCTCGTCGGCGCCCACGGCGACCTGCTGCCGGACTACGTCGGGGCCCCCTGTGACAGATACATCTGA